In the genome of Saccopteryx leptura isolate mSacLep1 chromosome 10, mSacLep1_pri_phased_curated, whole genome shotgun sequence, one region contains:
- the UBA3 gene encoding NEDD8-activating enzyme E1 catalytic subunit isoform X1 codes for MADGEEPEKKRRRIEELLAEKMAVDGGCGDSGDWEGRWNHVKKFLERSGPFTHPDFEPSTESLQFLLDTCKVLVIGAGGLGCELLKNLALSGFRQIHVIDMDTIDVSNLNRQFLFRPKDVGRPKAEVAAEFLNDRVPNCNVIPHFNKIQDFNDTFYRQFHIIVCGLDSIIARRWINGMLMSLLNYEDDVLDPSSIVPLIDGGTEGFKGNARVVLPGMTACIECTLELYPPQVNFPMCTIASMPRLPEHCVEYVRVLQWPKEQPFGEGVSLDGDDPDHIQWIFQKSLDRASQYNIRGVTYRLTQGVVKRIIPAVASTNAVIAAVCATEVFKIATSAYIPLNNYLVFNDVDGLYTHTFEAERKENCPACSQLPQNIQFSPSAKLQEVLDYLTNSASLQMKSPAITATLEGKNRTLYLQSVTSIEERTRPNLSKTLKELGLVDGQELAVADVTTPQTVLFKLHFI; via the exons ATGGCGGATGGCGAGGAGCC ggagaagaaaagaaggagaatagAGGAGCTGCTGGCTGAGAA AATGGCTGTTGATGGTGGGTGTGGGGACTCTGGAGACTGGGAAGGTCGCTGGAACCATGTAAAGAAGTTCCTCGAGCGATCTGGACCCTTCACACACCCTGATTTCGAACCAAGCACTGAa tCTCTCCAGTTTTTGTTAGATACATGTAAAGTTCTAGTCATCGGAGCTGGTGGCTTAGGATGTGAGCTCCTGAAAAATCTg GCATTGTCTGGTTTTAGACAGATTCATGTCATAGATATGGACACTATAGATGTTTCCAATCTAAATAGGCAGTTTTTATTTCG GCCAAAAGATGTGGGAAGACCTAAAGCTGAGGTTGCTGCAGAATTTCTAAATGACAGAGTTCCGAATTGCAATGTAATTCC ACATTTCAACAAGATCCAGGATTTTAATGATACTTTCTATCGAC AATTTCATATAATTGTCTGTGGGCTGGACTCCATCATAGCCAGAAGATGGATAAATGGCATGCTG ATGTCTCTTCTCAATTATGAAGACGATGTGCTCGATCCGAGCTCCATTGTCCCCTTGATAGATGGAGGGACAGAAGGCTTTAAAGGAAACGCCCGGGTGGTTCTGCCTGGAATGACTGCGTGTATCGAGTGCACCCTGGAACTCTACCCACCGCAG GTGAATTTTCCCATGTGCACCATTGCATCCATGCCCAGGCTACCCGAGCACTGTGTTGAGTATGTCAGGGTGTTGCAGTGGCCGAAAGAGCAGCCTTTTGGAG AAGGGGTTTCATTAGATGGAGATGATCCTGATCATATTCAGTGGATTTTCCAAAAATCCCTAGACAGAGCATCGCAGTATAATATTAGGGGCGTCACATATAGGCTCACTCAAG GGGTAGTAAAACGAATCATTCCTGCAGTAGCTTCCACAAATGCAGTCATTGCAG ctgtgtgtgccactgaagtttttaaaatagcCACAAG TGCATATATTCCCCTTAATAATTACTTGGTCTTCAACGATGTAGATggactgtacacacacacatttgaagCAGAGAGAAAG GAAAACTGCCCAGCCTGTAGCCAGCTCCCACAGAATATTCAGTTCTCTCCTTCAGCTAAACTACAGGAGGTTCTGGATTATCTAACCAACAGTGCTTCTCT GCAGATGAAATCTCCAGCCATCACAGCCACATTAGAGGGGAAAAATAGAACACTTTACTTACAG TCAGTAACCTCTATTGAAGAACGAACAAGGCCAAATCTTTCCAAGACATTGAAAG aattGGGACTTGTTGATGGGCAAGAACTGGCAGTTGCTGATGTCACCACACCACAGACTGTATTATtcaaacttcattttatttaa
- the UBA3 gene encoding NEDD8-activating enzyme E1 catalytic subunit isoform X2 → MADGEEPMAVDGGCGDSGDWEGRWNHVKKFLERSGPFTHPDFEPSTESLQFLLDTCKVLVIGAGGLGCELLKNLALSGFRQIHVIDMDTIDVSNLNRQFLFRPKDVGRPKAEVAAEFLNDRVPNCNVIPHFNKIQDFNDTFYRQFHIIVCGLDSIIARRWINGMLMSLLNYEDDVLDPSSIVPLIDGGTEGFKGNARVVLPGMTACIECTLELYPPQVNFPMCTIASMPRLPEHCVEYVRVLQWPKEQPFGEGVSLDGDDPDHIQWIFQKSLDRASQYNIRGVTYRLTQGVVKRIIPAVASTNAVIAAVCATEVFKIATSAYIPLNNYLVFNDVDGLYTHTFEAERKENCPACSQLPQNIQFSPSAKLQEVLDYLTNSASLQMKSPAITATLEGKNRTLYLQSVTSIEERTRPNLSKTLKELGLVDGQELAVADVTTPQTVLFKLHFI, encoded by the exons ATGGCGGATGGCGAGGAGCC AATGGCTGTTGATGGTGGGTGTGGGGACTCTGGAGACTGGGAAGGTCGCTGGAACCATGTAAAGAAGTTCCTCGAGCGATCTGGACCCTTCACACACCCTGATTTCGAACCAAGCACTGAa tCTCTCCAGTTTTTGTTAGATACATGTAAAGTTCTAGTCATCGGAGCTGGTGGCTTAGGATGTGAGCTCCTGAAAAATCTg GCATTGTCTGGTTTTAGACAGATTCATGTCATAGATATGGACACTATAGATGTTTCCAATCTAAATAGGCAGTTTTTATTTCG GCCAAAAGATGTGGGAAGACCTAAAGCTGAGGTTGCTGCAGAATTTCTAAATGACAGAGTTCCGAATTGCAATGTAATTCC ACATTTCAACAAGATCCAGGATTTTAATGATACTTTCTATCGAC AATTTCATATAATTGTCTGTGGGCTGGACTCCATCATAGCCAGAAGATGGATAAATGGCATGCTG ATGTCTCTTCTCAATTATGAAGACGATGTGCTCGATCCGAGCTCCATTGTCCCCTTGATAGATGGAGGGACAGAAGGCTTTAAAGGAAACGCCCGGGTGGTTCTGCCTGGAATGACTGCGTGTATCGAGTGCACCCTGGAACTCTACCCACCGCAG GTGAATTTTCCCATGTGCACCATTGCATCCATGCCCAGGCTACCCGAGCACTGTGTTGAGTATGTCAGGGTGTTGCAGTGGCCGAAAGAGCAGCCTTTTGGAG AAGGGGTTTCATTAGATGGAGATGATCCTGATCATATTCAGTGGATTTTCCAAAAATCCCTAGACAGAGCATCGCAGTATAATATTAGGGGCGTCACATATAGGCTCACTCAAG GGGTAGTAAAACGAATCATTCCTGCAGTAGCTTCCACAAATGCAGTCATTGCAG ctgtgtgtgccactgaagtttttaaaatagcCACAAG TGCATATATTCCCCTTAATAATTACTTGGTCTTCAACGATGTAGATggactgtacacacacacatttgaagCAGAGAGAAAG GAAAACTGCCCAGCCTGTAGCCAGCTCCCACAGAATATTCAGTTCTCTCCTTCAGCTAAACTACAGGAGGTTCTGGATTATCTAACCAACAGTGCTTCTCT GCAGATGAAATCTCCAGCCATCACAGCCACATTAGAGGGGAAAAATAGAACACTTTACTTACAG TCAGTAACCTCTATTGAAGAACGAACAAGGCCAAATCTTTCCAAGACATTGAAAG aattGGGACTTGTTGATGGGCAAGAACTGGCAGTTGCTGATGTCACCACACCACAGACTGTATTATtcaaacttcattttatttaa